The proteins below come from a single Dermatophilaceae bacterium Soc4.6 genomic window:
- a CDS encoding globin produces MSFYEEVGGRPTFARLVHEFYRGVAEDPGLRALYPEEDLGPAQDRLLGFLEQYWGGPTTYSEQRGHPRLRMRHHPYAVTPTQRDRWLTHMIGAVDLLRDDGTLDATHDLLLRDYLHRAAESLVNAPDEPAAPGGQGGHATL; encoded by the coding sequence GTGAGCTTCTACGAGGAGGTCGGGGGTCGCCCGACGTTTGCCCGGCTGGTGCACGAGTTCTACCGCGGAGTGGCCGAGGACCCCGGTCTGCGCGCGCTCTACCCCGAGGAGGACCTCGGTCCCGCGCAGGACCGGCTCCTCGGCTTCCTCGAGCAGTACTGGGGCGGGCCCACGACCTACAGCGAGCAGCGGGGCCATCCCCGCCTGCGCATGCGCCACCACCCGTATGCCGTCACCCCCACCCAGCGCGACCGCTGGCTCACGCACATGATCGGGGCCGTCGACCTGCTGCGCGACGACGGCACCCTCGACGCCACCCACGACCTGCTGCTGCGCGACTACCTGCACAGGGCCGCCGAGTCCCTGGTCAACGCCCCCGACGAGCCGGCTGCGCCGGGCGGGCAGGGCGGGCACGCAACGCTCTGA
- a CDS encoding mechanosensitive ion channel family protein: protein MVEGALIRLAEALRTILPSANTGSVWDRLLGTPLLIVVTLVGAVVLRWVLHRVIARTVVAATSRSAARIPTLPGRAGRALADAAGLAHQRHVQRTTTMGSLLRSITSFVVLGIALLTVMSLLGLPLGPLLASAGVGGVALGFGAQSLVKDFLSGIFMIVEDQYGVGDVVDTGEVVGTVEEVSLRVTRIRDWTGIVWYVRNGEILRIGNRSQGWSMAVVDIPVGSRDDVPRAIEVINSALASMPTEPPWDDDLVEAPTVAGVESVTAGIATIRVLARCAPTQNVGVQREMRERVLKAFDEAGLVVPVGMVLPPSPT, encoded by the coding sequence GTGGTTGAGGGGGCCCTCATCCGGCTCGCCGAGGCGCTGCGCACGATCCTGCCCTCCGCGAACACCGGCTCGGTGTGGGACCGGCTCCTCGGCACGCCGCTGCTGATCGTCGTCACCCTCGTCGGCGCTGTCGTGCTGCGCTGGGTGCTGCACCGTGTCATCGCGCGCACCGTCGTGGCGGCGACCAGCCGCAGCGCCGCCCGCATCCCCACCCTGCCCGGGCGGGCGGGCCGAGCCCTGGCCGACGCCGCGGGCCTGGCCCACCAGCGGCACGTCCAGCGCACGACGACGATGGGCTCGCTGCTGCGCAGCATCACCTCGTTCGTCGTGCTGGGCATCGCCCTGCTCACCGTGATGTCGCTGCTGGGCCTGCCGCTCGGGCCGCTCCTCGCCTCGGCAGGCGTGGGGGGCGTGGCGCTGGGCTTCGGTGCGCAGAGCCTGGTCAAGGACTTCCTATCGGGCATCTTCATGATCGTCGAGGACCAGTACGGCGTGGGTGACGTCGTCGACACCGGCGAGGTCGTCGGCACCGTCGAGGAGGTCTCGCTGCGGGTCACCCGCATCCGCGACTGGACCGGCATCGTCTGGTACGTGCGCAACGGCGAGATCCTGCGCATCGGCAACCGCTCCCAGGGCTGGTCGATGGCGGTCGTCGACATCCCCGTCGGGTCTCGCGACGACGTGCCCCGCGCCATCGAGGTCATCAACAGCGCACTGGCCTCGATGCCCACCGAGCCGCCCTGGGACGATGACCTCGTCGAGGCCCCCACCGTCGCCGGGGTCGAGTCGGTGACGGCCGGGATCGCGACGATCCGGGTGCTCGCCCGCTGCGCTCCGACGCAGAACGTCGGGGTGCAGCGCGAGATGCGCGAGCGGGTGCTCAAGGCTTTTGACGAGGCCGGCCTCGTCGTGCCGGTCGGCATGGTCCTGCCTCCGTCCCCGACCTGA
- the pepN gene encoding aminopeptidase N: MPGTNLTRDEAATRAALVSVDSYDVVLDLTTGPRTFTTSSTIRFSAQAGAETFLDFDGESVDAITLNGESLDPAVLVTDSRITLPELAVDNEVVVAATGRYTNTGEGLHRFVDPVDDEVYLYSQFEVADSRRVFAVFEQPDLKATFAFTVTAPAHWQLVSNSPTPEPSDVTDRGGAACRTWAFEPTPRLSSYVTALVAGPYEVVRDEAPSRKGPVPMAIYARKSLMGHVDAEHIFELTKTGFEFFEREFDCEYPFAKYDQIFTPEYNAGAMENAGCVTITEVYVFRGKVTQSTIERRGLTILHELAHMWFGDLVTMQWWDDLWLNESFAEWASTVAQAEAGTPWPDAWTTFQSHEKTWAYQQDQLPSTHPVYADIRDLDDVLVNFDGITYAKGGSILKQLVAYVGREAFTAGLRTYFAKYAWGNTQFADLLAEFEAGSGRDLSAWSQAWLKTSGVNTLRVELEADESGTITQASIIQTADPAYPTLRPHRIAVGLYSLQDGVLQRTSRHEVDVEGEQTPLPDLVGLTQPDLILPNDDDLSYAKLRFDDRSLATALAHAADFADSLPRSIVIGSLWEMVREGDLAPGDLVTVLLACAAVEQQSTVLRTILQTTKQIPSSLITSATAFTAPAHRAARVRAVADALRDLAQTAEPGSDRQYQLVTAFARLGHGEQDVARLRGALDGTAPYPGLEMDQDLRWVFLSALAAAGAADEAEIEDEAARDRTAVGRERAFHAQAARPTPQAKAQAWRLAVEEDGQPNSVIEALGTGFNRALDAEALLGDYVAKWHEMLLPVWESRSAAIRERIVTFFYPLGLVGPELEATTSSWLEEHPDAPPALRRLVSENLDTVRTAVRAQEADAKRG; encoded by the coding sequence GTGCCCGGTACCAACCTCACCCGCGACGAAGCGGCCACCCGTGCGGCGCTGGTCAGCGTCGACAGCTACGACGTGGTCCTCGACCTGACGACCGGGCCCCGCACCTTCACCACGTCGAGCACCATCCGCTTCTCGGCCCAGGCGGGCGCCGAGACCTTCCTCGACTTCGACGGCGAGTCGGTCGACGCGATCACGCTCAACGGCGAGTCCCTCGACCCCGCCGTCCTCGTCACCGACTCACGGATCACCCTGCCGGAGCTGGCGGTCGACAACGAGGTCGTCGTCGCGGCCACCGGGCGCTACACCAACACCGGCGAGGGCCTGCACCGCTTCGTCGACCCGGTCGACGACGAGGTCTACCTCTACTCGCAGTTCGAGGTCGCCGACTCCCGCCGGGTCTTCGCGGTCTTCGAGCAGCCGGACCTCAAGGCCACCTTCGCCTTCACCGTCACTGCTCCCGCCCACTGGCAGCTGGTCTCGAACTCCCCCACCCCGGAGCCGAGCGACGTCACCGATCGTGGCGGGGCCGCCTGTCGCACCTGGGCCTTCGAGCCGACGCCGCGACTGTCGTCGTACGTCACGGCGCTCGTCGCCGGCCCCTACGAGGTCGTGCGGGACGAGGCACCGTCGCGCAAGGGTCCGGTGCCCATGGCGATCTACGCCCGCAAGTCCCTGATGGGGCACGTCGACGCGGAGCACATCTTCGAGCTGACCAAGACCGGTTTCGAGTTCTTCGAGCGCGAGTTCGACTGCGAGTACCCGTTCGCGAAGTACGACCAGATCTTCACACCGGAGTACAACGCCGGGGCCATGGAGAACGCCGGGTGCGTCACCATCACCGAGGTCTACGTCTTCCGCGGCAAGGTCACGCAGTCGACCATCGAGCGGCGCGGTCTGACCATCCTGCACGAGCTGGCCCACATGTGGTTCGGCGACCTCGTCACGATGCAGTGGTGGGACGACCTGTGGCTGAACGAGTCCTTCGCCGAGTGGGCGTCGACCGTCGCCCAGGCCGAGGCCGGCACGCCGTGGCCCGACGCGTGGACGACCTTCCAGAGCCACGAGAAGACCTGGGCCTACCAGCAGGACCAGCTGCCGTCGACCCACCCCGTCTACGCCGACATCCGCGATCTCGACGACGTGCTCGTCAACTTCGACGGCATCACCTACGCCAAGGGCGGGTCGATCCTCAAGCAGCTCGTCGCCTACGTCGGGCGCGAGGCCTTCACCGCCGGGCTGCGCACCTACTTCGCGAAGTATGCCTGGGGCAACACGCAGTTCGCCGACCTCCTCGCCGAGTTCGAGGCCGGGTCGGGCCGCGACCTCAGCGCGTGGTCGCAGGCCTGGCTCAAGACCTCCGGGGTCAACACCCTGCGCGTCGAGCTCGAGGCCGACGAGTCGGGCACGATCACGCAGGCGAGCATCATCCAGACCGCCGACCCGGCCTACCCGACCTTGCGGCCGCACCGCATCGCGGTGGGTCTCTACTCGCTGCAGGACGGCGTGCTGCAGCGCACCAGCCGCCACGAGGTCGACGTCGAGGGCGAGCAGACGCCGCTGCCCGACCTCGTCGGCCTGACACAGCCCGACCTGATCCTGCCCAACGACGACGACCTCAGCTACGCCAAGCTGCGCTTCGACGACCGCTCGCTGGCCACGGCCCTCGCGCACGCGGCCGACTTCGCCGACAGCCTCCCGCGCTCGATCGTCATCGGCTCGCTGTGGGAGATGGTGCGCGAGGGCGACCTGGCTCCCGGGGACCTCGTGACCGTGCTGCTCGCATGCGCCGCCGTCGAGCAGCAGTCGACGGTCCTGCGCACGATCCTGCAGACCACCAAGCAGATCCCGTCGTCGCTCATCACCTCGGCCACCGCCTTCACCGCACCAGCCCACCGGGCCGCGCGGGTGCGGGCCGTCGCCGACGCCCTGCGCGACCTCGCCCAGACCGCCGAGCCCGGCAGCGACCGGCAGTACCAGCTCGTCACCGCCTTCGCCCGGCTCGGCCACGGTGAGCAGGACGTCGCCCGGCTCCGCGGCGCGCTCGACGGCACGGCGCCCTACCCCGGCCTCGAGATGGACCAGGACCTGCGCTGGGTCTTCCTCTCGGCCCTCGCCGCGGCCGGTGCGGCGGACGAGGCCGAGATCGAGGACGAGGCGGCCCGCGACCGCACCGCCGTCGGTCGTGAGCGCGCCTTCCACGCGCAGGCGGCCCGTCCGACGCCGCAGGCGAAGGCCCAGGCCTGGCGCCTGGCGGTCGAGGAGGACGGTCAGCCCAACTCCGTCATCGAGGCGCTGGGCACCGGCTTCAACCGGGCCCTCGACGCCGAGGCGCTGCTCGGCGACTACGTCGCGAAGTGGCACGAGATGCTGCTGCCGGTGTGGGAGTCGCGCTCGGCCGCGATCCGCGAGCGGATCGTCACCTTCTTCTACCCGCTCGGCCTCGTCGGCCCCGAGCTGGAGGCGACCACGAGCTCCTGGCTCGAGGAGCACCCCGACGCTCCGCCCGCCCTGCGCCGCCTCGTGAGCGAGAACCTCGACACGGTGCGGACGGCGGTGCGAGCCCAGGAGGCGGATGCCAAGCGTGGTTGA
- a CDS encoding DsbA family protein, whose amino-acid sequence MWFDPACPWAWMTSRWLMEVEQVRDITVTWSVMSLAVLNSGRDLPPAYQELMTKAWGPVRVVIAAAEAHGQKVVKPLYDAMGTRIHLEGNKDYAQVVVESLAQVGLPATLAKAATQKKYDAALKRSHKRGISLVGEDVGTPVVSVGGTAFFGPVVTPAPKGEAAGRLWDGTLLVASTPGFYEIKRTRTQGPVFD is encoded by the coding sequence ATGTGGTTCGACCCCGCCTGCCCGTGGGCCTGGATGACCTCCCGCTGGCTCATGGAGGTCGAGCAGGTGCGCGACATCACGGTGACGTGGTCGGTGATGAGCCTGGCCGTGCTCAACTCGGGCCGCGACCTGCCCCCGGCCTACCAGGAGCTGATGACCAAGGCGTGGGGCCCGGTCCGGGTCGTCATCGCCGCGGCCGAGGCCCACGGTCAGAAGGTCGTCAAGCCCCTCTACGACGCCATGGGCACCCGGATCCACCTCGAGGGCAACAAGGACTACGCCCAGGTCGTGGTCGAGTCGCTCGCGCAGGTCGGCCTTCCGGCCACCCTGGCCAAGGCCGCCACCCAGAAGAAGTACGACGCCGCCCTCAAGCGCAGCCACAAGCGCGGTATCTCGCTCGTCGGCGAGGACGTCGGCACGCCGGTCGTCTCCGTCGGCGGGACGGCGTTCTTCGGCCCGGTCGTGACGCCCGCCCCCAAGGGAGAGGCCGCCGGCCGACTCTGGGACGGCACCCTCCTGGTCGCCAGCACACCCGGCTTCTACGAGATCAAGCGCACCCGCACGCAGGGCCCGGTGTTCGACTGA
- a CDS encoding ribose-5-phosphate isomerase: protein MRVHIGGDHAAYDLHQALVAHLTGAGHDVTDHGPHVLDPEDDYPVAVLRAACAVAADPESLGVVLGGSGNGEQIAANKVPGVRAALAWSVELATLAREHNDARVVSIGGRFTALEEAAAIVDAFLATPFSGVERHARRLAMVAAFEADGTLPDQA, encoded by the coding sequence ATGCGGGTCCACATCGGTGGTGACCACGCGGCCTACGACCTGCACCAGGCCCTCGTGGCCCATCTGACCGGGGCCGGACACGACGTGACCGACCACGGCCCGCACGTGCTCGACCCCGAGGACGACTACCCGGTGGCCGTGCTGAGGGCCGCCTGCGCCGTCGCCGCTGACCCGGAGTCGCTCGGCGTCGTCCTCGGGGGGTCGGGCAACGGCGAGCAGATCGCCGCCAACAAGGTGCCCGGCGTGCGGGCGGCGCTCGCGTGGAGCGTCGAGCTCGCCACGCTGGCCCGTGAGCACAACGACGCCCGGGTCGTCTCGATCGGCGGCCGCTTCACTGCCCTCGAGGAGGCTGCAGCCATCGTCGACGCCTTCCTCGCGACGCCCTTCTCCGGGGTGGAGCGCCACGCCCGCAGGCTCGCCATGGTCGCGGCCTTCGAGGCGGACGGGACCCTCCCCGACCAGGCCTGA
- a CDS encoding PP2C family protein-serine/threonine phosphatase has product MRQSQTARGIGFLLLGLMMCLVGVWRPYTIPPSAYAPAVLLAALYLRPSWMTAVAVAFPIELIVLTAATSWNRGIAVSSWGALVANALVILMAYAANRSRSRVGVEGHGGESMFVDLRDRLKAFGELPALPAGWHAESAVESAYGQSFSGDFVVATKGREGQHLEITVVDVSGKGVQAGTRSLLLSGALGGLLGETRPDRFLGAANSYLVAQQWDEGFATAVHVSIDLTTGLYDVGTAGHPAAVQFHRGSGRWSVLDSTSGPVLGVLDGAEYHRTQGSLERGDALVLYTDGVIETRDRDLSAGVDRMLGTAERLVTKGFKGGAARICAAAGAGESDDRAVVMIWRD; this is encoded by the coding sequence ATGCGACAGAGCCAGACCGCCCGCGGCATCGGGTTCCTGCTGCTGGGCCTGATGATGTGCCTTGTCGGCGTCTGGCGGCCCTACACGATCCCCCCGAGCGCCTACGCGCCTGCAGTCCTGCTGGCCGCCCTCTACCTGCGGCCCTCGTGGATGACGGCCGTCGCCGTGGCGTTCCCGATCGAGCTGATCGTCCTGACCGCGGCCACCAGCTGGAACCGGGGGATCGCCGTCTCGTCCTGGGGGGCGCTGGTCGCCAACGCCCTGGTCATCCTGATGGCTTACGCAGCCAATCGCTCCCGCTCGCGGGTCGGGGTCGAGGGGCACGGCGGCGAGTCGATGTTCGTCGACCTGCGCGACCGGCTCAAGGCGTTCGGCGAGCTGCCCGCCCTGCCGGCGGGGTGGCACGCCGAGAGCGCGGTCGAGTCGGCCTACGGCCAGTCCTTCTCCGGTGACTTCGTCGTCGCCACCAAGGGGCGCGAGGGGCAGCACCTCGAGATCACGGTGGTCGACGTCTCGGGCAAGGGCGTCCAGGCCGGCACCCGCTCGCTCCTGCTGTCGGGCGCCCTCGGTGGCCTGCTCGGCGAGACCCGACCCGACCGCTTCCTCGGCGCCGCCAACAGCTACCTCGTCGCGCAGCAGTGGGACGAGGGCTTCGCCACGGCCGTGCACGTCTCGATCGACCTCACCACCGGCCTGTACGACGTCGGCACGGCCGGCCACCCCGCGGCCGTGCAGTTCCACCGCGGGTCGGGGCGGTGGTCGGTGCTCGACTCGACGTCGGGTCCGGTGCTCGGGGTGCTCGACGGTGCGGAGTACCACCGCACCCAGGGCTCGCTCGAGCGGGGTGACGCGCTCGTGCTCTACACCGACGGGGTCATCGAGACCCGCGACCGCGACCTCAGCGCCGGTGTCGACCGGATGCTGGGCACCGCGGAGCGCCTGGTCACCAAGGGCTTCAAGGGTGGTGCGGCCCGCATCTGCGCGGCCGCGGGAGCGGGCGAGAGCGACGACCGCGCCGTCGTCATGATCTGGCGCGACTGA
- a CDS encoding antitoxin produces MGLFDNISDLADQAKEKAGELVDQHGNQVGDGLDKAGAFVDEKTGGQHSDQIAQGVDKAKVGLDGLDGQDDDIR; encoded by the coding sequence ATGGGCCTCTTCGACAACATCTCCGACCTCGCCGACCAGGCGAAGGAGAAGGCGGGCGAGCTCGTCGACCAGCACGGCAACCAGGTGGGTGACGGCCTCGACAAGGCCGGGGCCTTCGTCGACGAGAAGACCGGCGGGCAGCACAGCGACCAGATCGCCCAGGGCGTCGACAAGGCCAAGGTCGGCCTCGACGGCCTCGACGGTCAGGACGACGACATCCGCTGA
- a CDS encoding tRNA (guanosine(46)-N7)-methyltransferase TrmB, with product MPSDLPTPERRLIGDPMRETGLRHVRTFNGRQGRRSELTDERLASFGPRRQLPPGLLDPQAAFGREAPVVLEIGCGHGAAAVAFAGAHPERDLVALDVHVPGLARLMALAEEAGVGGNLRVDREDAVAFLVERVAPAQLDTIHLFFPDPWPKERHRRRRFLRPDTLDLIADRLAPGGELLLATDQTFYADHVREVVGHHGGLVVSPGSRPAWRPVAGFEAKALAAGRTVSELRLTRAG from the coding sequence GTGCCATCCGACCTGCCCACTCCCGAGCGCCGCCTCATCGGTGACCCGATGCGCGAGACCGGTCTGCGCCACGTGCGCACCTTCAACGGACGCCAGGGTCGACGCAGCGAGCTCACCGACGAGCGCCTCGCGAGCTTCGGACCCCGGCGCCAGCTGCCCCCGGGCCTGCTCGACCCGCAGGCGGCCTTCGGCCGGGAGGCCCCGGTCGTGCTCGAGATCGGCTGCGGCCACGGCGCGGCCGCCGTCGCCTTCGCCGGTGCTCACCCCGAGCGCGACCTCGTCGCCCTCGACGTGCACGTGCCCGGGCTGGCGCGCCTCATGGCCCTCGCCGAGGAGGCTGGCGTGGGTGGCAACCTGCGGGTCGACCGAGAGGACGCCGTCGCGTTCCTGGTCGAGCGGGTCGCGCCGGCACAGCTCGACACCATCCACCTGTTCTTCCCCGATCCCTGGCCCAAGGAGCGCCACCGGCGCCGCCGGTTCCTGCGCCCCGACACCCTCGACCTCATCGCCGACCGGCTGGCTCCCGGGGGTGAGCTGCTCCTGGCCACCGACCAGACGTTCTACGCCGACCATGTCCGGGAGGTGGTCGGCCACCACGGCGGGCTGGTCGTCTCGCCGGGCTCACGGCCTGCGTGGCGACCTGTGGCGGGCTTCGAGGCCAAGGCGCTCGCGGCAGGGCGCACGGTCAGCGAGCTGAGGCTGACTCGAGCGGGCTGA
- the tig gene encoding trigger factor, whose protein sequence is MKSAVETLNPTRVKLTVEVPYDELKPSLDAAYKTIGAQIQVPGFRKGKVPTRIIDQRVGRGAVLQEAVNEALPKFYGQAIDENSVRPLGQPDVDVTEVPAEVGQDLKFTVEVDVRPEITLPDYSAIAVEVDPVAASDDDIDERMTTLRQRFGTLKGVDRAAQEGDFVSIDLKATIGGEEIDAVTGVSYEVGSKNMIEGIDDALVGMNAGETKDFSAPLAGGDHQGEAAQCVVTVASVKERELPELDDDFAQLASEFDTLEELRADLTKQAEQAKRFEQGVQARDKVLDSLLAAVDVPVPDSIVEAEVHSHLEGESRLEDDEHRAEVTESTRKALRAQLLLDAIVEKEEITVEQPELIEYIVMSAQQYGMDPNQFAQAIDGQGQVPAMVAEVGRRKALAHVLERATVTDTDGNVVDLNALELSDEADDVVESEAVEAVEAVEVTNGPDDEASTS, encoded by the coding sequence GTGAAGAGTGCCGTCGAGACCCTCAACCCGACCCGGGTCAAGCTCACCGTCGAGGTGCCCTACGACGAGCTCAAGCCGAGCCTCGACGCGGCCTACAAGACGATCGGCGCGCAGATCCAGGTGCCCGGCTTCCGCAAGGGCAAGGTGCCCACGCGGATCATCGACCAGCGGGTCGGCCGCGGCGCCGTGCTGCAGGAGGCCGTCAACGAGGCCCTGCCGAAGTTCTACGGCCAGGCCATCGACGAGAACTCGGTGCGTCCGCTCGGGCAGCCCGACGTCGACGTGACCGAGGTGCCGGCCGAGGTCGGCCAGGACCTCAAGTTCACCGTCGAGGTCGACGTGCGCCCCGAGATCACGCTGCCCGACTACTCCGCGATCGCCGTCGAGGTCGACCCCGTGGCCGCGAGCGACGACGACATCGACGAGCGGATGACCACCCTGCGTCAGCGCTTCGGCACCCTCAAGGGCGTCGACCGCGCGGCCCAGGAGGGCGACTTCGTCTCGATCGACCTCAAGGCCACCATCGGCGGCGAGGAGATCGACGCCGTCACCGGGGTCTCCTACGAGGTCGGCTCCAAGAACATGATCGAGGGCATCGACGACGCCCTCGTCGGCATGAACGCCGGCGAGACCAAGGACTTCAGCGCCCCGCTCGCCGGTGGCGACCACCAGGGTGAGGCCGCCCAGTGCGTCGTCACCGTCGCGTCGGTCAAGGAGCGCGAGCTGCCCGAGCTCGACGACGACTTCGCCCAGCTCGCCTCCGAGTTCGACACCCTCGAGGAGCTGCGCGCCGACCTGACGAAGCAGGCCGAGCAGGCCAAGCGCTTCGAGCAGGGTGTGCAGGCCCGCGACAAGGTGCTCGACTCCCTGCTGGCGGCGGTCGACGTGCCGGTGCCCGACAGCATCGTCGAGGCCGAGGTGCACTCGCACCTCGAGGGTGAGAGCCGCCTCGAGGACGACGAGCACCGCGCCGAGGTCACCGAGAGCACCCGCAAGGCCCTGCGGGCGCAGCTGCTCCTCGACGCGATCGTCGAGAAGGAAGAGATCACGGTCGAGCAGCCCGAGCTCATCGAGTACATCGTCATGTCGGCCCAGCAGTACGGCATGGACCCCAACCAGTTCGCCCAGGCGATCGACGGCCAGGGGCAGGTGCCGGCCATGGTGGCCGAGGTGGGCCGCCGCAAGGCGCTCGCCCACGTGCTCGAGCGCGCCACGGTCACCGACACCGACGGCAACGTCGTCGACCTCAACGCCCTCGAGCTGTCCGACGAGGCCGACGACGTCGTCGAGTCCGAGGCCGTCGAGGCGGTCGAGGCCGTCGAGGTCACCAACGGGCCGGACGACGAGGCCAGCACCAGCTGA
- a CDS encoding ATP-dependent Clp protease proteolytic subunit produces the protein MGGLDDHIYNRLLKERIIFLGSEVRDDNANAICAQMLLLAAEDPEKDIWLYINSPGGSVTAGMAIFDTMQWVPNDVATVAMGMAASMGQFLLSAGTPGKRYATPHARVMMHQPSGGIGGTASDIKIQAEQMLHIKKTMAELIAEHTGQTLEQIERDSDRDRWFTAEAAKEYGFVDAVFSRAADAEHGAARSDSPITGDATTADTTEK, from the coding sequence ATGGGTGGGCTGGACGACCACATCTACAACCGTCTCCTCAAGGAACGGATCATCTTCCTCGGGTCCGAGGTCCGCGACGACAATGCCAACGCCATCTGCGCGCAGATGCTCCTGCTCGCGGCGGAGGACCCTGAGAAGGACATCTGGCTCTACATCAACAGCCCTGGTGGGTCGGTGACGGCCGGCATGGCCATCTTCGACACCATGCAGTGGGTGCCGAACGACGTCGCCACCGTGGCGATGGGGATGGCGGCCTCGATGGGTCAGTTCCTCCTCAGTGCGGGCACCCCCGGCAAGCGGTATGCCACCCCGCACGCGCGGGTCATGATGCACCAGCCGTCGGGCGGCATCGGCGGCACGGCCAGCGACATCAAGATCCAGGCCGAGCAGATGCTGCACATCAAGAAGACGATGGCCGAGCTGATCGCCGAGCACACCGGTCAGACCCTCGAGCAGATCGAGCGCGACTCCGACCGTGACCGCTGGTTCACGGCCGAGGCGGCCAAGGAGTACGGCTTCGTCGATGCCGTCTTCTCCCGGGCGGCCGACGCCGAGCACGGCGCCGCCCGCAGCGACAGCCCGATCACCGGTGACGCCACGACCGCCGACACCACCGAGAAGTGA
- a CDS encoding ATP-dependent Clp protease proteolytic subunit, whose product MGELMNNRPSAHVGGLHVPGPSSRYILPQFEERTSYGMKRSDPYTKMFEDRIIFLGVQVDDASADDIIAQLIVLESLDPDRDILMYINSPGGSFTAMTAIYDTMQYIRPDIQTFVVGQAASAAAVLMAAGAPGKRFALPNARILIHQPALGGGDYGQASDIEIQANEVLRMRTWLEDTLASHTGRTAEQVNEDIERDKIMSAAEAKDYGLIDEVLTSRKASFQV is encoded by the coding sequence ATGGGAGAGCTGATGAACAACCGCCCCTCCGCCCACGTGGGCGGGCTGCACGTGCCCGGCCCCTCGAGCCGGTACATCCTGCCGCAGTTCGAAGAGCGCACGTCCTACGGCATGAAGCGCAGTGACCCGTACACCAAGATGTTCGAGGACCGCATCATCTTCCTCGGGGTGCAGGTGGACGACGCCTCGGCCGACGACATCATCGCCCAGCTCATCGTGCTGGAGTCGCTCGACCCCGACCGCGACATCCTGATGTACATCAACAGCCCGGGCGGGTCGTTCACTGCCATGACGGCGATCTACGACACGATGCAGTACATCCGTCCTGACATCCAGACCTTCGTGGTCGGCCAGGCCGCCTCTGCGGCCGCCGTGCTGATGGCGGCGGGCGCCCCAGGGAAGCGTTTCGCGTTGCCCAACGCCCGCATCCTCATCCACCAGCCGGCTCTGGGTGGCGGCGACTACGGCCAGGCGTCCGACATCGAGATCCAGGCCAACGAGGTGCTGCGCATGCGCACCTGGCTCGAGGACACCCTGGCCAGCCACACCGGCCGCACGGCCGAGCAGGTCAACGAGGACATCGAGCGCGACAAGATCATGTCCGCGGCCGAGGCCAAGGACTACGGCCTCATCGATGAGGTCCTCACCTCGCGCAAGGCCTCGTTCCAGGTCTGA